From the Paludisphaera rhizosphaerae genome, the window ATCAGGCCGGAGAAGGCGAACCACCGCCCCGCCCGTCTGATCGTTTTACAACTGTAGGTTTAATAAATTAGTATTTATGTGCCGCTTTTTTCGAAAAGACCTATGGAATTCCGAGTCAAGGCGGATTAAGTTCCAATCACTCTCCCTTCACGCCGAAGTGATGAACGACACGCCGGCCCAGATCGACCGGGCCGTCGTTGTACCGGTCCGTCCCAACGGCGGGTGCCGCGCATCGCGTCCTACATACGATCGTTCGATCTCTTGTCTATCGTAGGAGCCTTCCGAGCATGTCCTCACGTCGCGGGTTCACGTTGATCGAACTGCTGGTGGTGATCGCCATCATCGCCGTTCTGATCGCCCTTCTGTTGCCCGCCGTTCAGTCGGCCCGCGAGGCCGCTCGCCGGGCGCAATGCGTCAACAACCTGAAGCAGATCGGGCTGGCGGTGCATAATTTCGAGAGCGCCAACAACGAGTTCCCGCCGGGGATGGGTCCGGCGCCGCTGGCGGCGCCGAGCCTGGGATCTGGTACGCGGGTTGGCGTGCAAGCCCTGATTCTGCCGTACCTGGAACAGGCGTCCCTGTACGGGACGTTCAACCTCCAGCTTGAAATCAATTCGACGGGCGAGAACGACACGGCCCGCTGCCAGCAGATCGGTGCGTTCCTCTGTCCTTCCGACGGCAAGGGCTTCCGCAGCCCCGGAACGCGGACGTACGCCAACAGCATCGGCAGTTGGGGCCAGAGCAACTATTACGGCAGCAACGGGGCGACGGCCTCACAGATCTACAATACGGTGAGCACGTCGTTCCCTTACAACGAGACCAACTCGGGGACCCTGGGGGTCTTCAACGTCTCGCTGAACGTCTCGGCGCCCGCGCCGACGACTGCGGTGCCCAGTCCGGATTTTCGCAAGGTGACGAGCAAGACGACGATCGCCTCGATCTCCGACGGCACCAGCAATACGGCGATGTTCGCGGAGATTCGGATCTCCAACATCCCCTACCCGGTGACGGCCAACATCCCCGGCGACTACAACACCGTGTATCTGCCGTCTTCGTGGACCGTCCCGGTCGACAATTACGTTCCCCAGGCGGGCTGCTCCGGAGTGCCGTACAACACCCGGATCACCTATAAGGGCCAGCAATACTATCGCGGCAACATCCCCGAACTGGCCTACTACAACCACACCCAGACGCCCAACACGAAGCAGATGGATTGCGGCGACGTGACCTACTTCACGTCGGCCCACATGGCGGCCCGGAGCTACCACTCCGGCGGCGTGAACGTGGCCTTCTGCGACGGCTCCGTGAAGTTCATCAAGGACTCGATCAGCCTGACGACCTGGATGGCGCTCGGAACCAGGGCCGGCGGCGAGGTCGTCTCGGCCGACGCCTATTGATCGTTCCCCTCGCTTCCGCGGGCCGCTCGGAGAGCGAGCGGCCCGCTTTTCTCCTTTTGCCTGCGAGTCACGAATGCCGTCTTCCCGCATTCCCTCAGCCTGGATCGTCGCCGCGGCCCTGGCCGCGGCTGTGACGCCCGGCTGCGGTCCGCCGCAGTCGGTCACCAACGCCCCCGAACACTACGACATGGGCTCGCTGGACGAGGTGGCCGACCTGTATAATTCCGCCTACAACGCCAAGAAGAAACCTCCCGCTTCGATCAAGGATTTCGTCCGGGGCGACCTCTTCGTCGGCGGCATGAACGCCATCAAGAAGGGCGAGGTCGTCGTCTACTGGGGAGTCACCCCCACCCCCGGCGAACCCACCCAGGAGATCCTCGCCTACAAGGCTGACGTCCCCGAGAAGGGCGGTTACGTCCTGCTCAAGGATCTGACCACCAAGGCCATGACCGCCGACGAGTTCAAGGCCGCTCCCAAACCTTCCGGCCCCACCTCGGCCGACACGGCGAAGCCCGAAGCCAAGAAAAGCTGAACTACGCTCCTCCACACCGACGCCGCCGCGGACGATAACCATACCTTCCGCCCCGGCGTCTTTGTATTTCGAAGACAAACCGGCCGATCTCCTCCCCTCACCGCCCTTGACGAACGAGGCGAAATGGGATGAAATGGTTTTCATGATCGCCAAAACGAGTCTCGATGGTTCCGCCGACGTCGCTTTCGAGATTCCGTCATGAATCCCAAACTCTTTCCTCGCCCCGGCTTTACGCTGATTGAGCTGCTCGTCGTCATCTCGGTCGTGGGTTTGCTGATCGCGCTGGTCTTGCCGGCGGTGCAGGCCGCACGGGAGGCGGCCCGGCGGATTCAGTGCACGAACAATCTGAAGCAGATCGGGCTGGCCCTGAACACATATGAGAGCCTGCTCGGCGGCTTCCCCCCTTCGCAGGTGCTCGCGGCCTCGGCGACCGGGGACCTGGCGTGGTACAGCGGCTGGAGCGTCCACG encodes:
- a CDS encoding DUF1559 domain-containing protein, which produces MSSRRGFTLIELLVVIAIIAVLIALLLPAVQSAREAARRAQCVNNLKQIGLAVHNFESANNEFPPGMGPAPLAAPSLGSGTRVGVQALILPYLEQASLYGTFNLQLEINSTGENDTARCQQIGAFLCPSDGKGFRSPGTRTYANSIGSWGQSNYYGSNGATASQIYNTVSTSFPYNETNSGTLGVFNVSLNVSAPAPTTAVPSPDFRKVTSKTTIASISDGTSNTAMFAEIRISNIPYPVTANIPGDYNTVYLPSSWTVPVDNYVPQAGCSGVPYNTRITYKGQQYYRGNIPELAYYNHTQTPNTKQMDCGDVTYFTSAHMAARSYHSGGVNVAFCDGSVKFIKDSISLTTWMALGTRAGGEVVSADAY